In the Oncorhynchus nerka isolate Pitt River linkage group LG2, Oner_Uvic_2.0, whole genome shotgun sequence genome, one interval contains:
- the LOC135574705 gene encoding general transcription factor II-I repeat domain-containing protein 2-like translates to MKVVVSCINFIRAKGLKHRQFQEFLSELESMHGDVLYYTEVRWLSRGRVLRRFYELLPEINAFLHLKDKTVPELIDPEWKWHLAFLTDVTEILNSLNLQLQGEGKLICDMYSHIKAFEVKLALLLEQVKKRNFVHLPATQNLSTENPAVPFPAEKCVEALEMLKAEFGVRFSELHVHAKEIRLFQNPFVADIDEAQPSYQFELAELQNCDVLKDSFKPNSLIDFYAALPNDTYPNIKKHAMKMSTVFGSTYICEKTFSRMKLLKTPMRSRLTDEHLHQCLRLAVTRMEPDIQLLTSQMQAHSSH, encoded by the coding sequence atgaaggttgtggtgtcgtgcataaacttcatcagagcaaagggacttaaacacaggcagttccaagaattcctgtctgaactggagtctatgcacggagatgtgctgtactacacagaggtccgatggctgagccggggcagagttttgaggcgtttttacgagctgctacccgaaattaacgcatttcttcatttaaaagacaaaacggtcccagagctgatcgacccagaatggaaatggcacctcgcatttttaacagacgtgacagaaatacttaacagccttaacttgcagctacaaggcgaggggaaactcatttgcgacatgtattcacacataaaagcatttgaggtgaaattagcgctgcttttggaacaagtgaaaaagcgcaacttcgtccatcttcctgctacccaaaacctgtcgacagagaacccagcggtcccgttcccagctgaaaagtgcgtggaagcactggaaatgctgaaggcggagttcggtgtgcgattcagtgaactacatgttcatgcaaaagaaatccgtctttttcagaacccctttgttgccgacattgatgaagcccagccttcatatcagtttgagttggctgagttacagaactgtgatgttctgaaagactcattcaagcccaacagtctcattgacttctatgccgccctcccaaacgacacatatccaaacatcaaaaaacacgcaatgaaaatgtccacagtttttggcagcacatatatctgcgagaaaaccttttctcgcatgaaactgctgaaaaccccgatgagatcaagattgacagatgaacatttgcatcagtgcttgagactggctgtaactagaatggaacctgatattcaacttctcaccagccagatgcaggcccacagttcacactga